DNA from Branchiostoma floridae strain S238N-H82 chromosome 15, Bfl_VNyyK, whole genome shotgun sequence:
AGTCGCCGGCCGCGGGCGGCGCCTGATGCCGGACTGTCAGAGCCGGATCGCTGTGTGCCTGGCTGAGGGGACAGTGAGGTATTATTACTGTTACTAACGGTTCTTCGCCGCGACACGAACGCAGACCTCTTCCAGCTTTTCAGCAGGTTTGGTTCACTCTCAGCGCGAGATGGTGCGGACGCCCTCGACGCCAACAATGAGGCTACTTTAAGGATACCTTGCTCCTTGGAAGGTACGTTGTCGTTTCGGGGAGTTACGAGTGGACGGTTCCAGACGTCGCGATCAGGCGGCGGCACGGCAGCTTTCCGGAACGTTGGGAGTTGGTCCAGCGCCTGGATGAGTAACAACTGTCTGACTCGGTCAGCGGATGTCATTTCACTGTCTTTCTTTCCCGCGCCTGTTCTTACAGGGGCGACATTCCTGGTCTTTTTACCGGTGCTGATCTGTCTGGAGGAGCTCTTCGATGATAAAGAGGTTTCTGTTGTCTTCCTCATGTCCCACAAAGTGGATGAGCTATTCATGAACACCACATCCTTACCCTGTAGCAGCTCGAAATCTTGGTCCTTTCCTTCCCTCGCTGACTGCACCCGACATGGTCTACGGACTGATTCAAGCGAAGATATCCGACCGAGAGACTCTTGGTTAGGCGAACAACCCTGCAAAACAGGGGATATGATATCCGCACATTCCTTCAGACCCTTCTTTATCGCCAGACAGTACGGAGTCAGTCCGCTGTTGTTCCGTACGTGAAGTCGGAGGTTGTACTTCTTCTGTACTGTAACAACCAGCTGGACAATGTCGGGGTTGCCGAACGCTACGGCGTAGTGTAGGGCAGTGTTTCCAGCCTTGTCCGTGTCGTTGAGATCATAGTCTAACCAGACAGGCTGGAGGAACAGCTCGACGTGAGAGCGGCGTCCCGTCACGCAGGCGTGCAGGAGAGCGTTTCTCCCGGCCCGGTCCTTCATCCCGACGTCGGCGCCTCGGCGGAGCAGGCAGCAGGCCGCGCGGTACGCGACGTGCTCGTTCGGCAGGTGGCAGCACTGCATGAGCGGCGTGGTGCCGTCCGGTCCCCGAGAGTTCACGTCAGCCCCCGTGCCGAGGAGGTAGCGGAAGTGCCGGTACCTTCCCGCGGATAGCGCCGTGTTCAGAGACATTTCAACTCGTGTCTGACTTCGCTGCAAATTGGTCGTCTTCGTTAAGATAAACGCCCGCTTTTAGACTGAGGAGAAATCCTAAATACCATGGAGCGATGGACCTTATCTTAAGCTACAGGTGTTTACTACTATGGTGACTCCGCTGATACAGGACGGTACGGCACGGTATCACCAACAAAACAGGTCTTGGGGCACTTCTGTAGGTCAGACGAGACGTTAGAAGCTTATACACACATTTACATGTCACACAGAATAGGGAAACTAAATACTTGAAAGAGATATCGATGATAATGGTTCTCAATGGGTTGGGGTAGGCTCTGTCATTGTATCGAAGATTGTGGCCACTTTGTCCCCCTTGGAGACAGAAGATGTCCGGATGAGCTCGAATGCTCCACTGCGGGTCACGACAGATTTGTCTCCCGCGGGATTTTTGTCCGTTGATCCCGTCTCCGGTGAAACATCTGCTTTTGTAAGCAGCGACTGTTGTGGGCTGGACAGCTTAGGCTGGTTGGTTTTCCCGGACTCCTCAGTTCGGATCGGTGCTCTGTTCGCCCCTGCCTTGGCTGAAGAATTCCCGCGGGTGGGGGACTGGGATCGGGAGCCGCCGAACGAATTTTTTGGCGACAGCAGAGGCGACGCGACGGCGGTTCTTGAAGGTGACCGCGATCCTTTCTTACCGCCGCGTGGCGACTCGCGGGCCGTCCTCCAGAAGGGAGACCCCGAGCCCGACTTGCGCGAGGATTGGGAGGAGGTCGTGCTCCTACGGGAGGGCTTACGCTTGACTCTGCCCCGCTCTGACATCGGGCTCGGCGGTGGGGGAGGGACAGCCGGCTTCCTGTAGGACTTGGACAGAACGACGGACCTGATGGGGTGGAGCTGTTCCAGCATCTTCCACGACGTCAGCCGCCCGCGAGTTTTCTGCAGGTCTTCTTCCTCCCGCAAGACGGCGCGGCTAGCAGGCTCACCTGGCGTTGAGAGATGCACACGAGTGGCGACGGACATTGCCGACAGCGGCTGAAGTGATCGGTGGGACATCTCCGTAGGTATGTGGCGATCCCGGGTGACGACATCGACTTCGTGGGCTGTCGGAGTTGGGAGGCGAAGGTTGTGCATGTTCAGATGGGTGGGAGGCGTTGATCGCCGGCCTGGAAAACAACAATTTGGTACACTTAATTCGTCTGTACTATGGTTATAAGTTCATGCTCATGTTCAGGTTGCATAGCTGTGGCGTGTGGGTCGAGCAATTGGATAGAAATGTACAGGTACTAATAACTGATAAATTATAATCAGCTTCATGGACATGTCGGTGAAAGGCATGACGTCATTAGAGTTCAGAGTACAACGTCCGTCGCCTTGGTCCTATACTAAGTATGATTCTGCACTGTCCAGGAGTAATCATATTGAAGGATTTGTCGACTTTCGTGAACAATGTCCTGTCAGTATGCTGTATTTTAGGACCAATAAATTCGCTTACCCTTACAAGGGACAATACACAAACAAGACGTTGGATAAGAGTCAAACAAAGCCAAGAAGGTTAATTTTTAAACTTTCCCCTGTTTATTGGGGTGCGACAAATGTAGAGTGGGGCCCAAAGTCCCTGTTTATCACAGTTTACCCCCACTCTCAGGTACGCTGTAAACAGCTAGCCAAAGTACAAACGTCGCGCAAAAATAGAATGGGTGGGGCACCGCCGACCTATGACTGTCTTTGGTACAATCATgtgatatagatatatatcgATGATCAGCCACGTCACCAAAACTACCTTCCGAGAACCAGGTTAGCTATCGAGTGTGATAGAACCACACAGTCTCAGTGCCAACTTCTACGTCAACAACATGATGGACTTCGCGGCGGCCAAGAAAGGGGCGGAGCCAGGTGTGCCGTGTCAGGTGTGCGAGGGATTGCATGGTGAGGCTAGGTCGTGGTGTGCTGATTGTGTGGTGTTGCTGTGTGAGTCTTGTACGGCCATACACCGCAAGATTTCAGCTACGAGAGACCATGAACTGGTTCCACAATATGTTATGAAGGCAGAGGGCGTGGATAAATTTCAGCGCAAACGGCATTGCGACAAGCACAAGAAGTGTGAACTGAAATTATACTGTGAGACATGTAAGGCTTTGGTTTGTACTGCGTGCACCGTGATCGACCATAGACCGGGCAAAGATCACAATCCTGTAGAAATCGCAGCCGTCGctcagaagaagaaagaaacgcTGCAAGAACTCCTGCATGGGATCGACTCACGTCTGAGGGAAATACAGGTCTTTATGGAGGAAGTTGATGGTGAGATAGCAAAGTTGATCCTCTCTAAAGAAGCAGCCACAGAACAAGCCAAGGCATATTTCCGTCGACTTTCTGACCTTCTACAAAAGCGCGAACAAGAGATTTTGAACCAGATTGACAAACAATGCCGAGCCGATGACAAGGCCCTACAGACAAAGAAGGAAGAGATAAAGTTTGAGTTGGCCGGACTAACAAGGACGCAAACGTTCTGTAAAGAAGTTGCAGAACACGGAAGTGACGTGCACATTCTGGAGGTGggaaaccaagtccaaacaaggGTAGAAACTCTGCTGGCAAAGCAAGTAGACATGAACTCCTACTGGAGCGAGTTCCAGTTCATAGAAAACACAACTGTCGCCGACTTTGCGGAAGAATTTAAAAACCTCGGGGGTTTAAGTTCAGACGTCGACGTTTCCAAGTGCAAAGTTGCTGTAAAGCCGGCAGTTGAGGGGTTTCGGTGCGTCACCGTACTGACGACAATGAACAAACAGAGCCGTCCGTGCGTTACACACAGTAAAGTCGTCACAGCCAACATGAAGGACCCGTCCGGAACAAACCTACCGACGCAAGTAAAGATGAAGCGCGGAGGTATGCAGGAAATCTCGTACGTACCAAAGGTCACGGGAATTCATAAGTTAGAGGTCAAGGTAAACTCCCAACAGGTGGCAGGAAGTCCATTTGATATATCCGTGCAGAGTAGGGACACTCCTGTGTTAACTATGGGACAGAAGGGTAGCGGGGTGGGGGAACTGTACTCgccggtaggtgtcgctgttgaTAAAGACGGCAACATTGCGGTTGTGGAACAGAGGAACAAGCGGGTTCAGATATTCGATGCCGACACAGGCCACTCTTTGGGTAGCTTCCCCGTTGAAGGCGAATATCCATGTGGTATTGATGTGGACTCAGATGGAAGATTCCTGGTGACGTCGTGGGGTGAAGATTGCGGAGTAAGACGTTACTCAAAGGCAGGAAAACTTTTGAACACATTCAAGACTGACTGTATTAAACATCCCCTTGGAATAACAGTACTGAAGGAC
Protein-coding regions in this window:
- the LOC118432231 gene encoding uncharacterized protein LOC118432231, with the translated sequence MSVAAALEKGNYRHLDLLVRAGFNVDTATERGQTPLILCCYIEDESRGQHCAHLLLSRGANVGLADPSGRNALMHACLTGRRRLVELYIQPECVDFDLNAKDKDGNTALHHAVLSGNPDIVRSMTRALGKFHLGTSEPNTLGLTPYGLGRKLGFQECCHVLSEGRRSTPPTHLNMHNLRLPTPTAHEVDVVTRDRHIPTEMSHRSLQPLSAMSVATRVHLSTPGEPASRAVLREEEDLQKTRGRLTSWKMLEQLHPIRSVVLSKSYRKPAVPPPPPSPMSERGRVKRKPSRRSTTSSQSSRKSGSGSPFWRTARESPRGGKKGSRSPSRTAVASPLLSPKNSFGGSRSQSPTRGNSSAKAGANRAPIRTEESGKTNQPKLSSPQQSLLTKADVSPETGSTDKNPAGDKSVVTRSGAFELIRTSSVSKGDKVATIFDTMTEPTPTH
- the LOC118432230 gene encoding kinase D-interacting substrate of 220 kDa-like → MSLNTALSAGRYRHFRYLLGTGADVNSRGPDGTTPLMQCCHLPNEHVAYRAACCLLRRGADVGMKDRAGRNALLHACVTGRRSHVELFLQPVWLDYDLNDTDKAGNTALHYAVAFGNPDIVQLVVTVQKKYNLRLHVRNNSGLTPYCLAIKKGLKECADIISPVLQGCSPNQESLGRISSLESVRRPCRVQSAREGKDQDFELLQGKDVVFMNSSSTLWDMRKTTETSLSSKSSSRQISTGKKTRNVAPVRTGAGKKDSEMTSADRVRQLLLIQALDQLPTFRKAAVPPPDRDVWNRPLVTPRNDNVPSKEQGILKVASLLASRASAPSRAESEPNLLKSWKRSAFVSRRRTVSNSNNTSLSPQPGTQRSGSDSPASGAARGRRLARDVLLSASNVNEKVAVSSTAPTAS